The genomic stretch ATTTGGTGCGTGTGTTTGGCAGGGAAAGGGgacgctgctcctgcctctgtgtgctgagagggaaactgaggcacgggaagGTGCAGTGGTTTGCTCAAAGGTTAAACAGGAGAGCAAGCGGCTCTTCCACGGCAGCTCTGTATACCCAGTATGCCCAGTCCACTCCCAGTTCCTCCAGCAGTCCCTGGCACCCGCTGCAGAGCCAAGAACCCACCCCTGGGCTGGCTCTTGCCCCAGCACTCCCACATCCTTTTTCCCTTATCTTTCCCCAAATGGTGCCCCAGTTCTCCCCACCCAGCCCTACCCAGAAGCTGCCTCAGCCCTGCAGGGCGGCaatggctggggaggggatgggccCTTCATTAGTGGGTGCTGAGCCCTAACAAGGGCTGCCGCATCATTAGCGCTCCCCAGGCTGGTTCCTGGAGCGGCTCCTGGCCGGGAAGGTGGAGTGAGGTGCTGGGACCCCACACCTTGCCTGGAGCGCTgaccccacagcccctgcgggtCCCAGCGGGGTGGCAAGGCAGCATTCCTGATGGGAGGATGGAGGAGCACCTCAGGCAGGATCAGGCCAGGGAGGGTCGATGGCAAACCCTGCCCCGGCTGCAAATCCTGCCCCAAAAAGGGGCTTTTCCACCAGCTGGTTGGCGCGGTGGGAAAAGCCGAGGTGTTTGCAGCACTCTTGCGGTTCCCCATGGAGTTTCATTTCGAAGGACTGAAGGTCCTGCCTTGCTCTTCCAAACGTCACAAACGCTGTGTTTTATCACGGCCTCAGACGCCCGCTGCCTGCGTGAGCCCCACTGGCGTGTGAGCGAGAGCTCAAAGCAGCGTTTCCCTGGGTTTTACAGGCAGGCACTACCCGAGGCCGGTTGCTCACAGCTTTCCTAACTCAGCTGGAAGCCGCCTGTGCTCGCACCCGGGTGTTTCTGGCAACAAGGAGCTCCCAAGTGTTCCCCAGGGCTGGTGTAAAGGGTCTGTACACGGGAGGCAGATGGGTCTGGGGACCTGGCTTCACCTGGAATCGCTCCCTTCACACCTCCACCTGCCTTAGGGCCGGTTTTGCCCCAGGAGGACGGAGCTGCCAAGATCTCAGCTGGGCAAGCAGGAGCCTCCGTACCCATCGCTGCATCCCGGTGAGGGGGATCCCCCCTGAACACCCCAGCGTGACACCCAGCCCGCGGAAACCACGCACTGGGACCACCTTGCGCTGGGGGCTGAGCCGGCTGGCCAGACCCCCACTGCCACGGGGCCATCGGGACTTTGCCGAAGTCCCACGCAGGCCCTCGCACACCGGCTGCTGGGGGCAACCAGCCACAGACCCCGCTTCCGaagcctccatccctccccctctTTACTCCCTCTCCCTCAGCCGCCTCGTCACCATCACCACATTCAAACCTCTGATGGCTCTCGTCAGCTCGGTCTATTTTCACACCATCCATTTGTGAAGTCCCCGGTTTATTCGGTTGGGTTTTAAACGccgcttttttcctttttgattgaACGCTTCCAGGCGTGCGTCATACTTGTCCCCAAACCCGGTGGGGACACACTCATCAGCAGGGGAGCTTGCCCTTGCTGGTTGGGGCTGAAGCTCATTGTCACCaggattttaaatattatattacAGAATAAAACAACCCAAAAAGCCAAACCTGGGAGCTCCGGCTGAGCCCCTGGGTCCCTCCTGCCGAGGCTTCCtatggagcggggaggggggacaggggtgaACTCAGGCCGGCTCCCTCCTCTTGCCCCACGGCCTCAAGCTggggtccctgcctgggggaGAAAGTGAAGGGGGGGGCAGCAGTTAGAGccctgccggggcggggggggtaaggggggagaccccccccctggagcggcccccccagccccggggcccgcagggtggcagagccccgcccggggagcgggggggagccCCCGCCCGCGCCTCTCAATGAACCTCCTCAATGAACGTGACGTCACCAGCACCTcccgcaaaaaaaaccccaaaactcgcCGCGCAGCCAATCAGCGGCCGAGCCGCCTTCCCAGAGGCCCGACGACCAATAAGAGAGCGGCCTGCAGCCAAAACACAGGCGCTGGCCAatgggagcgcggcggggcggggcggagcggccgGGCAGCTGGAAGATTCGAACCGAACGCCcgtcggggcgggcggcgcggcggcggccaatcagggcgcgggggcggggcttccctctgtgtgtgtctctgtgtgcgtgtgcgtgtgtgcgtgcgtgcgcgcgcggccccccccgcccgtgccccccccccccccccgccccccccaccgccccccggtGTCGgcgcggtgcggggcggcgggcagcgatcggcggggatccccccccccccccccgccccgccaaccccccctccccgccatgtCGGTGAACATGGAGGAGCTGCGGCACCAGGTGATGATCAACCAGTTCGTGCTGGCGGCCGGGTGCGCCGCCGACCAGgccaagcagctgctgcaggcgGCCCACTGGCAGTTCGAGGTACgcaaccacccccccccccacaccacccccccgccaAAAATCGGGACCCCCACCCTTCAAACCGGgagcccccaccaccccccggccCGCAGAACCACGGGGCGGAAggtggtgtgtgggggggggaaggccggcccggccgcggcccaCCGACACGCGTGGCCCGGCCgctgtgtcgtgtcccccccccccctcccgccagCACCCACGCGGGAATGGGTGGGGGGAACCAGCTCTGAGCCCCCTTCCCCCGGTCTATTTATACCGGGCCGTAACCCGAGCTGCGGCCCGGCGCCGGGGGGGTGCCCCCCACATACACACCCCGAGCGGGGGGGCCGTGGGTGGGTCCgctgggggggcggcggcggcgtgtaaacaaggcgggggggggggtggggtgggctgtgcCCCCCGCCACGGGGGCGTGGGAGCGATCCCGAGTGGGTCGGGTGAAGGGCAGCACTAggccccccctgccctgagcctggcggggggggggggggggggcgcccgtAGGGGGGGTCCCGCGGCGGGTGGAGGGGGGACgagcagggggctgtggggtgagtgtgtgtgtgggggggtgttttccttccccctttgtCTGGGGTGGGCTGACAGCTTGTCCCCACAGACGGCCCTGAGCGCCTTCTTCCAGGAGACCAACATCCCCAGCAGCCACCATCCCCCCCAGATGGTAAGTGGGacccgcacaccccccccccacccccccgcacccctaCACCACCCCGCaatccccttcccacccccccacaatcccccaaccccccccctcaCACCCCTCCCAGCACCTACcaaccaccccaaaccccccacctACACCCACCACCCAGCTCAGGACCCCCGCAGATCTACCCCCCAGGGGGTCCGCagcctggtgtgtgtgtgtgtgtccgtcccccccctctctccgggggcggcggggctgtcAGCTCCCCTGCCAGCCATATTGCTCTGCGCCCGGAGGAACACGCAGCCGGCGAATGTAAACACGAGCTAAAATGTCTGCCAGGAAATAGTTTGTCTCTGCGAGCATCGCGCTGCAAGTTGGGctccccgggccggggccggggggggggagcacagGGACCCTCaccgctccccccttcccccagactCCACTTGACCTTGGCCGAGGGCACGTCCCCTTGGCCGAGGGGAGGAAGTTATTCCCCTCCGGGGtggtttttggtgtgttttttggggttttttttttcctctctctctcttttttttttttttttttttttttcctggtgaggAACTAAACGGTGCCGCGCGCCGGGGAAGGAGTGGATCTGGGCTAAGCcgttttccttattttattttttttttttccctctttttctcctgccGTCAGGAAATCTCCAGCCGGCCTGGCATTGCCGGCAGCAAGCGCTTTCTCTCTCGCAGAAAGTCATTTTGCCGGCCGGCTCCCACTTAAACCCCTTTTCTGtcaattcctcctcctccccctgctcgTTTCCTGCCCGCCCCGCGGAGGGTGGTCTGGGGGAAAACCCTCtttccccggggctggggagaagggtcGGAAGAGCCAGCGGGAGCTGCCGGCCGCGTTCAGGCCTTGCCGTGTTTTCACCCCAAAAGCCTCGTCGGGGCGATGCCCGCTGGGTGGCTGCGATGGGGGGCAGGCAGGACGCACGTCCCACCGATGGCACGGTGGCCATCCCATCGCCCAGCCCAGCACGGAGGGTCGGGGGCTGGAtggctcctctcccccctccccgcggtgTATTCCCAACACCGTGTGCTCCACGTGGTGACAAAATACCTTTTACCCTCTCACCAAATATTCCCACCTCgcatttttggcattttttggtTGCTAtttcccccctcgcccccccctcccccccaccccagcatcctgATTTCTGCAGCTTAAAATGCCCCGCGCGGCTCGGGGCGAGGGGTTTTTACGGTGGcggtttctatttctttttcaagcaGCGGAGAACAAAGCTGCGAGCGCAGCGTGGGGCGGTTTGTCGCCTTCGCCCCCGCCGAGGGGAGGGTTCCCCGTGCCCGGTGAAACCCCCCCCAGGGGGTCCGGGCCACGGGGAAGGGACTCACCAGAGCTGTTTGGTGTCTCGGTTGCTGGCATCAACCCTCCGacagccaggcagctcctgcacAAAAACGTGTCAGAGGAGGAAGGCAGTAATTACACTGcaatttttatatttctcttttaaattttttttttctttaattaatccAGCAAACTCTACCCCAGAAGCTGGgagccatgtccccccccccccactccagcATCGTGTCCAACCTCAGTCCAGGGCTGGCGGTtggcacgtgtgtgtgtgtctgtgtgtggccacgttgttgtttgtttttttcaaaacacagtcaGTGAAGCTTTCTTGGGTTTCTTAGTTTTTGCAACAAGTATCTTTTCAGATACTGCCAAACTTataggctgggttttttttggggggggggggggggaggggggagggaaagctGGTTTACCATCACTTTGGGGAGAGCTCTGTCTTCGAAGGGGTCTGGCcatggagggggagaggggggagcacCTGCAGCGCGCCCAGCTGCTCCTCTGATGCCGGTGGTCACCAAGGATGgctgggacagggatgaggaggagcccGCAAGAGGGATTCAGGGCTTTGCGTGTGCTGGGGCTGCCGAACCAGGGGCAAATCCCAGGATAAGCCCCAGGAAGGGGGAGAACGCAGCAGACGTTCCCCCTCAGCGGCGTCTCCCCCATTCCCCatcgctgaaggcagcaggtgcTGCCCTGGCCCCTCGGCACTGCTCGGCTGTGCCCCGGCCTCCGACGGGAGCCGCAGCTCCATAAAGGCAACAGAGATTCGGGGCAGATTTAATCCAGAGGGGTGAAGCCCCCTCCATGCAGGCACCTCTTCCGTGCCTGTGCATCCCCCTGCCCACACACCCCGTACCCCTTTCCTGTGCATGTACCCAGTTTTGCTCGACAGGTCCAGCAGTAGGAAAGGTGACCCCCTGCAAGACCGTCTCACCCTggggaccaggctggatgggtcaaacccagccctggctgggctggagaccCTCCCCATGCAGCCCCCACACCTTTGGGGGACCCCAGTGCCAGCCGGACCTGGGTTCCAAGCATCCCCtggggccgggggtcccaggTGTGGGGTGCAGTCAGGATCCACGGTGACGGGTCCAGCTCTTGCAGGCAGCTTGGGACCCCCCAGAAGCATCCATGATGGATCTGACGcccaccttctcctctcccccgCAGATGTGCACCCCCAGCAACACGCCGGCCACGCCGCCCAACTTCCCGGACGCTCTGGCCATGTTCTCCAAGCTGCGGACCTCCgagagcctgcagagcagcaacaGCCCCATCACCTCCATGGCCTGCTCCCCCCCGGGCAGCTTCAGCCCCTTCTGGGCTTCCTCGCCCCCCAGCCACCAGCCCGCCTGGCTGCCCCCCTCCTCGCCCACCGCCCACGGcctccaccaccacctgcaccacCCGCAGCCTGCttggccccccgcccccccgcctgcTGCCCCCCCACAGAAAGCCATGGCCACCATGGATGGCCAGAGATAAGACTGggttggtggaggggggggtggggtgggggagaacaaggtggggggggccgggccaGGGCGTTGGGAGCGGGGGCTCCCCCAGAAACGCACTGGAATAATTTTctaggttttattattatttttacagggGGGGGTGGATACACTGCTGGGGAGGGCACCGGCCCGTGAGAGCCTCTAGCTGGTCTTTTCTccccccattttattttttttttttttttttaaatatataactataatatataaatatatctaatGTATATAAATCcagagagaaggaagcagcagcacagaggcgCTGCCAGGTGGGGGGGATTTTCCCCCCTATGTGTCCCCCCTACCCCCAGCacccctgcagcagagcaggagaaggaagtggggggggggggtaatgaaaaataaatggatggagGCAGCTGTTGGCACCCTGGATCATGGCCACGGAGCtgcaggtgcccccccccccagctcgaTTTCCTGGACACTTGTGGCAGCTCCCAGAGCAAGGCGcgcctctcctctgccttccgAAATTCAGCTTCTTGCACAGagcccccggacccccccccctcaccccgtcctccctctgcacctctccagggctggggggggtggtgggggaaagggggctgtgatttgtcaaggtGATGCCCGGCCTGTCCCTGTGACCACCATTTATGGCCCtttcccggggaggggggtggggggggaaagctgggtttttgggtttttttttttttttttttttagttttcaaatcaatcttgcttaaaaaaaaaaaaacaaacaacaaaaaaaagaaaaaaaagcaacaaaaaacaggTTGAaggttttttattaaataataacgaattaaataataataatgaattgaataattaaaaaaaataatcacttttttcACACCAGCTGTCCATCCCCAGCCGCCCGGCTGCTGGATCTGTCCCACGGGACCCCGGTGCCTGGCAGAGGTGGCCGCTGGACCAGCCCGGCttgtgctgtgctgctttgggctacccggggctggggtggccccaCGGCAGCctccagggcaggcaggagggaccAGCGGGACCAAGGGGGAGACATGGGTGGGGGAAAAGCTGTCACCCCACGGGTGCCCTGCCATCCCCGTTATCCCcatcacacccatgggatcctctcccccagcctgccccggcTGTACCTTCCTTTTGCGTGAGCCCAGGCAGCTGCTCGCCCAGTTGGTCCCTGCGGATGCggccgtccttccccagcagatccgTCACGTTGCACTGGGAAGCAGAGAGCAGGCTGGCTGAGCCACAGGGCCAAATTCAGCATGCCCAGGACACACTCCTGCACGCAGCTcaccctggggaaactgaggcacggaccTCCCTAGACGTTGAGCATCACCCTCCCAGCCTCAGCTGCCCCTGCCTTTTTCCTACCTTCATCATCCCTACCTTGAGGCCGGTCCCTGTATCCCATGTAGAGGACaccaggaggcaggagctgggctgtcccaggTGTAGAGCTTAATTTCGGCAATTTTTTTCCCACAGGAGGCATCTGAGCCCCCTAAGCCCAAAGTCATGCTGAGATCAGACACAACTCATCACATGTGGCTTCAGCACCCTTGTGACAGAGACTTGGGCCAGATGGCGcagcttggcgggggggggaaggggctgtaaaaccccacagTGTCGGAGCAAGAACAGCCGACCCTCCGCAGCACATctctgtccccccaccctgcccaggcccccccagacccctccacCCCCACGAGGGGAAAAGCTCTCCCCTGctggggccaggccaccctgcaccccagggggcagggaagggtccccgtgtcccctgcccgtGGCCCTCCTGCTGGTTGTGCTCTGGCTTGAGGCTGttgggggcgggcaggggcagcagggacagggtggccacggtgtgcctggggagggcaagAGCCATGAATGAGTGACAGAGGACAAACAACCTACTCGGGCTCAGGGCAGcgccctgaaacccatgggcttgtagcccatggcaccctcctgccccccagagggagctgggcagggctgtgtgtgtgtggggggggggcttGGCAGGGTCACACCCCCCCAGCAGACACCCAAacccctgtgcccagcccagcagggcaccaccagcacccatctCCCCCCACGGTGCCAGGTGCTACTCGGGGCCAGGCACCCTCACGTCCAGAGGCCAGTCACAGGACAGGTTGCAGACATGGGTcagcagcaggctggaggggggaggagagggctgggtgggctcctggggggggggggacactgccCTGCCCGCACGCAGGCAGCAGCAAGGTGCTGGGCACTTGGCTGTAGCGAGTTACAGCGTTTGCAGAGGGAACCGTGGGGTTTGGAGCCTGGTTTAACCCCACCACGGTCCCAACCCACTGGCTGGTTACAGAATAAGGGGGGGTACGATGGGGTAGAGCGGCTGCTTGGGGGCTCCCACCTGGGAAAAAGCTCCACCTTGtattagacaccagagaatctGCAGAGGGGAGCACCCAAACCCCACCACTGCTCCCAcgggcacccacagcaccccagtCCCATGGGAACTGGGGACACTGGCAAGGACAAAAGAGGGGGTTTCTTGTACCTCTtgctggggtgggatgctccCAGCCTGGGAGCTAACGCTGGGCCCGGGGAATGCAAGATTCACATGGATTTTAGGCTGAGCTTTGTCACAGCTGCCCCAAGGACCAGGACATGCTCACCTTGGCCCCAGTGGCACCTCCGAAACCCGGCAGCTGCCCATGGCAGGCCGAGATGTGGGCCGAAGGGCGCAGACGCCCACGCCTGCTATCTGAACTGGCCCTTGCACCGGTTTCATCGCTTCGTCAGCACTAATTACATCCCAGCGCCTTGCCAGGAGGGCAGGTCACAACCCAGCTCCGTGGCGCCGCATGTCGCACCCCTGCCCGGGGGGGACAAACTGCCATCCCTGGCCCTCGCCACAGAAAGCCTTTGCACCCACACCCCAGTTTCAGGTGGGGAGGGCTCCATCCCGCAGGTGTCCCCTCCTTGTGCCTCCGCTAATGTCgggaagctgctgctggagagagaaGGCACAGCTGCTTCACCAGCATCCACAGGGTTCGCTGGCTAAATTGGTCCCGTGCCAGGGTACCATGCGGGCACCGTCCAGGATAGCCAGAGGGACTGGGGTGagcactgtccccaaagccaccactGTCCCCATCGCACTCACTCCTTAATCCCAGCTGCACCATCAGCCTCCTCCTGGAGCTGCCCCAGGATCCTcttgctctgctcctgcaggaaagcccccagctccaggcggtccagctgtggatgggTGCACGCCCTCAGCCAGCCGCCCCGGGATGGGACATCGTTGTCCCCAGGGGGTACGGCTGGGAGGGGGGACCTCCGAGGGGAGGGCAGCCAACAAGCccaggtgctgtggaggctccaTGGCCTCGTCCAGCCAGGGGATGTGGCTGGGAACCCCACCAGGACCACCCCACCGAGCTGGTGGGCGGTGGGAGCGCTCCCCCCAGACCTCACCTGCATCGGCTGTCTTGGTCACCAACTGCGTCAGCGTGGCCTTGgtcctctccagctccttcagctccatcacctcctgctccatctcctgcagcatggacctggccagcgaGACAGGGGCACGCGCAGGCTTAGCCCCTGGCTTTCCAAGGGCGTCCTCATTGCCTGATCTGGGagtggcggtggtggcagagtcagggcactCAGCCCCTGTCTCGTCCCAGCACAGGGGCCTTTcagctgcccctctccctgcccaaccccccctggcatccctgcagccccctcagggACTGCCACCAGCTCACTTTCTCCTTCTCAGCCTGCAGCTCGCTGGCCAggccctgcagggaggacaccCGACCCCAGATGGTGATGCTCTCCTCATCTGGAGGGACacggtccaaggggacatgctggcAGTGAGGAAGTCTCAtccttggggccaggctctgagcatgACGAGCCCCCACCCCAGCGTATCCCCACACCAAGCACCCCCCTCAGGGCTGCCCACCTCCCTCTGGAAAGAGCAAATGGAGCTTCTCCAGCTCCACGTTGTCCAACTTAGTGGCTTCCAGCTGGGCTACCTGCTCCTTCAGGTGGCCAAGCTGCCTGATCTGGCAGAGAGACTCCACTGTCCCCACACAGTGGCCAGCAGCACTACTGGAGCATGGGGGCACTGCCAGCTCTTGTGAAGAGGACATGCCAAGGGATCCCACCTGTATCCCTGGGGGGTGGTtttggtgccaggggaccctggctgtgtccccagggtgctggtCTTGATGCCAGAGGACACTGTCTGCATCCCCATGGTGGTGGCGCTGGCCATGGAGATGAGCTTGGGGCTGCTTgtggtctcctgcagcaggtccttcccaggcagccgtTCCCCTGGCTCTtggggctgctgccctgggccctgtcccccttcttctccaggaCAGAGGGTGCCTCGGTACGCTGGCCCCCTCCAGGCAGGGTGTCAGGCTGTGCCCCCGCTCATGCAGGTAGGTcgtgcaggcccaggtgcccaaGCATGGCCTGCAGCAGGTTGCACAGCACCATGAAGTTGACAGCCCCAACCTCGGTCATTGCAAtggcgacatccagcagctgggacaggctgagctgggccaccGCTACTGCCCTGCCCAAACCCATGGAGGGACCTGAAGGGGACAGGAACCTTTCTGCCTGGCAGGAAGCGAGATGGGCAgtcagcagccttcctcctccttgcaaCAGAGGGATCAAACCAGTGGTGGGGATTGATGACAGGGGACAACGCAGCATCTCCCATTGCTAGGTGACACCCCAGCCCCAGTCCCTGCCGGTCCTTGGGATGAAGTTATCCATGGGGATGGGAGATGCCAagtttccctgctgccttttccaccttAACACCTAAAATGCACCAGCGCAGCCTGTGCCCAGGGAGAGGCAGCTCCCTCCCAGGCTGAGTGTCCCTGCAAAGGAGGGTTGAGCCCTGCGTAGAGACAATACCTGCTGGTCACACAGCATGGGCCGGGATGAAACTATCCAGGAGGAGACCAGTCCCAAGGAAGCatcccaatttatttttttttttttttgaggtattGAAAAGCATGACAGATTTTGCCCTCTCCCTTAGACGTGGAAATGGTGGAAGGCTGCTGCTAACAGCATCAACACATGGCTTTCTAGCATCTTGCTCCAAAGCAGAGCGCCGTATAAGCAGGGAAGAAGAAACGCAGATAAAGCACGTGCTTCCAGACAACCCTAGGAAGCGCTCAGACACTGGGAAAGTCTTTGAACCCGAGTGATACATCAGACAAGCATTTACAAAAAGAATCAACAAGAACTTCTTTTCCCTTATAACACTCCAAGTCCGACCATCCCACAGTCAGAGCACTGACATCTCCCTCCTGCGGCGAGGCACTCCAAGACAATTTCCAAGAGAGTGGGTAAACAGGAAACAGAACAGACACCTTGCACTTTGAAAAGACACAAGAGATCCGTTTTCAGGCATTAAAACAAAAGCACATAGatctgctctgtgtgtgtatatttatctTTTCCAAGCTGGGAGGATTGAGTTCAAAGAGGGAGTAGAGAGATTAAGAGATGAGAACAAGATGCACTGAGGCAAGAAGCTAACCCTTTTATAAAAGGGATCCTAAGCCTTAACTCCAGAACTAGCAGAGCTGCCGGCTCAGGAGCTCTACAGCTACACCCCGGGACTGCTCAAACTTTCTAGACAGCACTCACGAACTGGCAGGAGAAGCTCCAAGACCCCTAAAATGGCACACGGCCACATCAGCACAGTGGTACAGCAACAGCAAGGGGTGAATCTCAGGGCAGAAGGCAAAATGAGAGACCAGATTTGATGCTGATGTGACGGCAGCCTAGGTCCAAACCAGGCCACGTAAGGCAGGCGCTGCGTCTTAGTGTACACCGGCCTCAACCCACCATCTCCCCATGACCTTTGGGGGCCCCCTGAATACAGGATACCAGTTTTCCTAAAGCAGTTAAGCATGCTGAGACAGGAACATCTCCTGGCTTCAGTTTAGCCAACTGCTTTTGGCTTCAGGTACAAGAAGGATAACTCAGGCTGTGGTCCCGAGCACgacccaggggacaccagcacaACTCTCTGCTCACTGGTGCCGTGGTTCCATGGTTTCTACACAAATACAGCCCAGTAAAAGCAAGCCTGAACAGGGCAACAGCACTCAAGAAGCCCTGACCTTGCTTCTGGCCGGTCTGACAAGCAGTTtgaaggggagagaagagcaATACTACTCAGATTTTTAACACTGGCTTCCAGTATGAAGAGCATGGTGTGGTACTGGCTCAGAACAAGGCAGCTAACAGGCATCTGCAAGGACTTCACACACTTCAGTCAATCCATTCAGTAATACTTACAGCACAGTAGTGTGTTACAGCACCGGGCCGAGGAGCCACGCGGTGGTTACAAAGTACAGCTGTGGTCTGTTGGTAGTATTttgaaaatgcacaaaaaaacccatagaatggttagagttggaagggaccttgaaaatcatctagttccaaccaaggacacctcccactagaccaggtttctcaaagccccatccagcctggccctgaacacctccagggattgGAAAGGACACCTCTAGGGATGGAAAGCCATCAGCAGCCTTAAGACCTCATCCAGCCCTGCACACCCTTTGTGGGATTTGGCTTGGGAGGGTTAATCTGTGCCGGATACTGGAGAAGACCAAACCACTCTGAGCTTTCATGCACCCTCACTGGCTACAAGACAGGATGCTGTTCTGCAAGACAAACTCCCCCAAGCCAAGGCACGCTTGTCTGCCTGGTGTTCAAAGCTTGTCCTGCTCACAGCGTCACTGCCTGCCCCTTGGCACCATCCACATCTTAGATGCTGGAGTGGAAGAGAAGGACGTAGGCAGAAGTTGAaggataaacaaaaccaaacagctgccTGCTAGAGACAGCCCATCATCAGCAGCGCTCTTCTGAAGCAACTGCCTCCAGCAGGATTCGTTATCCCACCAGCAGGCTTAGAAAGTGGTATAGGTTTTACCGGAGTGTGTTTGCCTGCCTCATCAAGGGGGAAGATCACAGTTTGAGAATTTATTCTTCTATCATCCTGGAGACACAGCCCCTCACAAGCACCTTGTGCTGCTTTCTCAAGCATCCCCTCCAGCCAAGGATTAGCGTCACTCAAAAAAGGAGCAAGCAGCAAGTCCTACTTCCCCGTGGAAGAAGGCTGCAAGCTGCCAAGTGTGCATGGTTACAGCAACAGTCCTACAGTACAGACACAGCAGCTGTTCAGAGGGCACAGGGTTCACGGAAAGCACCAAAAATGAGAAGTCCTATGCTTTTTATTGCAGGTTCAGTGTTAGTGTTTTGGAGAGCACAGCTGCATTAGAGGCAGAGATTGTTCCAGCTCCCTTTCCCTATGAGATTGCCACAACTCATCAGCCCCAGGCACTTCCAGAAGTCACGCCTGGTTTTGCACTGCAGACAAGTGTTCAAGTGAGGACCTAGACCTGTTACTTGCCACTGAAGAACAATAATGATCCAAGACTGGCAAAATGAAAAGACCAGCACATTAACTACCAtcccttgtcctgctgg from Chroicocephalus ridibundus chromosome 14, bChrRid1.1, whole genome shotgun sequence encodes the following:
- the UBALD2 gene encoding UBA-like domain-containing protein 2; translated protein: MSVNMEELRHQVMINQFVLAAGCAADQAKQLLQAAHWQFETALSAFFQETNIPSSHHPPQMMCTPSNTPATPPNFPDALAMFSKLRTSESLQSSNSPITSMACSPPGSFSPFWASSPPSHQPAWLPPSSPTAHGLHHHLHHPQPAWPPAPPPAAPPQKAMATMDGQR